The DNA region CTACAGATACCATTGTAAAAAGACATGGAATACTACAGATACCTTCTCTTCTTTCAGTCTCTTTCTTTTCTGCTTTCTATTTCTGGATGGCTTCCTGTCTCAAGCCGAGGAGTTCTCTATATACCTCTTGGGCGACCTTTGCTCTGACTGCTTTTTTGTGAAGGAAATGAAAGGGAAGTGAAATAGGTTAGTTGAAGTAAACCTTCTCCTTCTCAAGACTTGATTCACTGCCCAAGATTTGTCGACCACTCAGGTAAGTAATTAGATAGAATCCAAATTTGCTCGCCTATTTTATGCTTCGTTTCACCATGATTTGTCATCTTTGATTTCACCTGTATACTGTCAAAAATTGTTTAACTTTGCTGTAACCAGTGGTTGATCTACCTGTGCTTTTTTGTTGCACTTTTCAGTTTGTTCTTTGTCTTCCTCTTTGTTTGCCCAGCCAAAACAGTGAAACAAGCCTAGCAgaaattttatttgtgatgaaCTGATGTGGTAATGTAAAACATCTAGATAAGCTGATATAATCGTGAACATATCATTTTCAACATATTGTTGTTGTGTTTGCCGCTGCCAAATGATTTCGGTAGCACATGCTAGAAGGCTTATTATTTAACTAAGGAATCACCCACATACAAGATAACCACATGCTACACATCTTATATGTAATCCCATGCATATCAATATGAACATCAGTGCACATGTTAATATCTGATTTCCTATTAATTGTTTGGTTTAGCATTTTTTTTCATAATGGTTAAATGTACCACTCATTTTCAAATATATCTCATGTTGTATATCTTCATATTGATTCAATTTTTTTGTTCCAAGATATGATAGAACTGAGACAAGTTTTTAACCATATGATGGAGGGATACATTTTCTGATGGTGAGAATGAAGTAATCATTGATAGTGTGGAGAagtaatgtttgaaaaacaatgtGCCATCAGCAAAGCCATTAGATTGTAACATGCTAATTGCAGCAGAGCTATGATACctgtatatttattatttatatgttGCAGAAATATGAAGCCATCGAGTTCCAATGAGTTTGAACATGTGGTCGAAGCTGTCTGAAGAAACGCCAGTTAATGAGACATCAAGTATGTTTGGCAAAGATCAAACGGTATTTCTGAAAAAGAAAACAAGCTAGTGAAGTTCTTTGATGAGTTCACAAAGATTGGTGTCCCTGAAATGAAGATACTTCAAATGTTTGCTACTTAGTACAAAACAGGGACAGAGTGAAGATCTTCATGGCATGCCCAGTTGATAGAAGGCTCACCTTGTTGGAATTCATGGAGTTGATATGAAAAGCAGTATGCTGAAGGGTCGACAACTTTAGGCTATTGATGCTCAATATACCGGTAGTCAATATACTTTTCTCGTCATGTGATTAAGTAATATGAGCTGATCAGTATCAAATGTCTCAGTTGATATCGTATCCTAACTTTGCTTGCTGTTCTGTTCAGCAATCTGAATCAACTTGTTGGATTTTCACTTCCTGTTCAGTGCCTGAAACAATTGCTTGCGACCTGTCAGTGTTTTTGTAGCTGTGAAGTGCTTAGCTGTAGCATAAATTGTGATATGATTTAGGGTTTGAATTTCATTTGAATGGCCTTCATGCCTTAGGGCACTCAACTCATCACATGTTTAGCTCTTTGTGGCTTACACATCTGAATCAACTTGATGGATTTTTGCATCTGTCGATAGTTTGTGTTTCTGTTCAGTGCATGAAGCAATGATTGTTCGCGACCAGTCAGTGTTCTGTTGCTGTGAAGTGCTTAGCTGTAGCATAAATTGTGAAATAATTTAGGGTTTGAATTTCATTTGAATGACCTTCATGTCTTAGGGCACTCAATTCATTGCATGTTTGTGCTCTTTGTGGCTTACACATCCACTACACATCAAAGATAATGGAGGAAATGACCTTTCATGGAGTTGTAGGACCCTCACATACCCCTttgcatctcttgcttgtgttctacattatgaaaaaaaaatctttgaattttagATAAAATAGTTTGAGAAAGATTCCataagaagaaaacaaaatatgAGAAGATGGCACCAAATAAATGGTTTGCAAGATGATGATGATTGAGGTTGAAAATCAAAAGGGTGGTCCTATGACTTTAGATGTATAATTATATTGCCTTCTTATGGTGACAATTTAGATCCAAGAGAAGGCAATCACAtcataaaatcattttttaataaacacataaaatctataaatataataattaataaaatatagtAATAATGTAGACATTTCATattcaaaataaaagaaaatgtaGGGAGTAgataacttttattttatttataaacttACAATTTACAAGTATAATAAAGAAACATGaataatttgatattttaaaagATTCATCAAATAAATATTATGCTTTAAAATTAGTGTAGAATGAATCTATGTAGCGTCTACAAAAAGATGTAATATTAAAAGTGCATGATTGATAAATAatcttaagaaaaaaaataaaatttgaaatattttaaaagaacttTGCGTGTTCGTAATTTAGGGCATAAAGGCCCAAGAGTTTGAAAAGAcacaccaaaataaaataattgtaaTAGATGAATCAATGATTGAAtggattgaaattaaaaatttattatcaacaagtaaattaaagattttgggacaaaattaGGCATATGTCACATTCAAATAATAACAACTTATGCATAATCTATAATTTGTTTGTAATGAGGTTTACATCAACTATTATTTGTGTAAAGAAGCATATGAattcccttttcttttattagtaAATATATAAATTCATTGATCAAATTTGCAGATAcatattctatgaattttatcGAAATTATTATAAATCCATACTCTCTAAAATAACTTTTTgtcattattatattatataaGGATATGATATCTGCACATCTATTCGATGCACACTCTTAAACGATCTTTATTTGTCCGTAGGACTGTAAATGAATCAAGTATTCATGAACAAGTATAGTGTTCGACtttataagaatttatttatgttcattcaatatacataaaattaattaaacaaacaagtttaaacaactcattaagctaaacaaacaagcttgaacacatatgtgtttagctcgttaacattcgtgaacaatgttcgtgaacaatgttcacgaaccatattcattaataaaactcttttcaatatgctaaataaataataaaataaataaatttaaattatctagctcaataattaatcaaacaactaaaagtttcaaacaatcaaataagcttgaattgagagcttgataacatctaaacgaaccaagctcgaatcaagctcaagccaagctcaaaccaagctcaagccaagtttaaaatgagagtttgataacatctaaatgaatcaagctcaagctAAACTTTAAACAAgcttaagctcataaaaaataaaccaagccaaggttgtacactcatttcaaaagcttggttcattttaaggtCGACTCGACTcggtttgattatcttatcaaacaagcttgaacactccaAAGCTCGGTTCGACTCGGCTTATTTACAGCCCTACTTGTCCGGGCGTCCGAAAATATTCCCGGGCACTTACAAAattatcatattattttattaaataaaataaacatttaaaatttaaagagttagtattattataataaaattaaaatattaaaacggGTCATTTTCAAAATTACCCTATTTATTACCAACATATAACGCCTACCTCCTCCGTTCTTGGGCGGGAATCGCTCTTTTCCTGGAGAGAGGAAATCCGACGCGTTTGATGCAGATGATCGGCTTCGATTCGATCTGCCTCTTCTCTTCAACCGTCTTCTCGTCGATCGATCAGGTAGAGAAGCATTCAGTTACTGAAATCAAATACCTTGTTTTTGTGTGTATTGTGAAGGCCGGATCATCAAAAAACTTCGATTTCCCCCAAAGGGGGGCGATCTTAAGTTCGAAATGTTAGCGATCAGTCAAAGTACTCTACGGCGGATCCTGAGTCCGAAGCTGTGATTTTCGATAGGATTTTGATTTTTTCCCCCTTTTTGGTCTTTCCTTCGTTTGTTTGGTCTACTTGGCACTCGCTATCGGTGTGATTGTCGAATGCCCTAGCACATGTTGTCGCTTATTAGATTTCAGTTCATGGATTTTGGAGTACCTTTTGTTTTATCTGAAGGGGCGGCTAACCACTTGGGAGCTTGGTGGCGGTGATCAGCGAAGCAAATTGGAAGGTTGAGGTTGCGAGATGGACCGCCGCAGTTGGATCTGGAGACGGAAGTCATCGGAAAAGGAGGGCGGCTGTGAGACCGAGAGCTCGGGTTCTGTATCTTCAGAGAGGTACTCCGGTGAACAGGTCAGTTCCATGCCTTGCCCTTGTACCTGTTGCTATTTGTGAGTGTTCAAAGTTAATAGATTGGAAGAACACAGATCAAGCATGCATCAAAGAAACGATCTTTTTGAGGGGAAAAAAGAAAGAGACCAAGCTCAATTTATCCAGTCAGGAAGATTGAGTTACAAGTGCATCAATAACTCTGGTTCTTAAAACCTAACAAGTTAATAGATAAGGATTTATGTTCTTTTTATGCATGAACAAAAAGTCTACCATGAATTTCAAGGTTGTTCCTGTAGATAAAATGCACCATGAAAATGATTCTCCACAATCCACATGGATATCTTGATTGAGGTGTCACACTCAAGAGTATAACTTTTCCATAAATCTCTTGGTAGCCATAATTCAGTGGTCCATTAGCTAGATCATGATTCTTTTCTCAAGATAACCGAATTAATGTGATGACTATTAATGCTTTAACCAATAActgattttctttatttgtttaatAGGAGGCGACAAGGACTTCCTCGATTGGCTCCCCGAAACATGCTCAATTGCCAGAGGTTTCTTCGAAGGATGTTGATCACGAAGTTGATGAGACTACAAAAATTTTGAATGACAAGCTATCTGCTGCCCTTTTGAACATTAGTGCCAAAGAAGAATTGGTCAAGCAGCATGCTGAAGTTGCAGAAGAAGCTGTTTTAGGTATCTTACCCGTCTAAACGTCTCATTACACTAGTATCTGAATGCAGATAATTAGATATGTTTGAAGCCTGCTCGCCGATGTCTTCTGTATGATAGACAAATTTGTGGATCGATTGATGGCAAGCTTGCTTCTACTTCTTGCTTGCCAGGTTGGGAAAATGCTGAAAAGGAAGTTTCAATTTTGAGGCAGCAGCATGAAGATGCATTAAAGAAGAGTTCATCCCTTGAAGATAAAGCTACTCATCTCAATGCTGCCCTGAAGGAATGTGTCAGGCAGCTTCGGTTAACAAGGGAAGAGCAAGAGCAGAAAGTCCAAGATGCCATCCTCAGGAAAACTCATGAAtggaaatctgaaaaatcagaacTTGAGCTTCAGCTTATCGAGTTGCAAGCTCAGATGGAAGCTAAAATTGAAACTTCAACCTCCTTTGAATATGATCTTTGCTCAGAAATCGAAGACCTCAAGAAGGAAAATTCTGTCCTCAAGGCTGATCTTGCTACCCTTACTGAGAATCTTCACATGAGAACACTAGAATTGGAATTAATCACCAGAACAGCAGAAACAAGTAGTAAACAGCATTTGGATAGCATAAAGAAACTGGCAAGACTTGAAGCTGAGTGTCATAAGTTACGAGCTGCAGCACATAAATTGTCATCAGCTAACAAGCACAAATTCATTTCTACCTCGCAGTATGTTGAGTCTGTCACTGATAGCCAATCAGATGCAGGAGAGAGGCAGTTAAGTTTAGATCATGAGCAGAGTGGTTCAGATTCATGTGCATCAGCTCTAATATCAGAGCTTGATCAGTTCAACAAGGAAAAGGATAGTCCAAGAAGTCTTAACACAGCTGTAGAAATTGGCCTAATGGATGACTTCCTTGAGATGGAACGACTTGTTGCGTTGCCAGAGGTTGACCATGGAAGTTACAGCCCCGATAATGATGCTGATTCAGATCGTACCGTTACTAGACAGCACTCTTCACGAAACGAACTTGAAGCTGTTCATTTACATATAACTGAGTTGGAGGAGACGATTGAGAAGATGAAATCTGAGAAAGTTGAAATGGAAAGGTCTTTAGCTGTAACAAACAATCAGCTGAAGGATACATGTATGCAACTGACGGCAGCTGAAGGTAAGATAGTTGTGTTGCAAAGGCAGCTCAATTTGACTAATGGGGAGAAACATGTGCTTGAATTAGAATTAGAGGCGGCCGAAGGTAAGAAAAATGAACTGGAACTTCAGCTTGAATTGGCACATACAGAAAACCACAACTTATGTGAAAGAATAACCTCATTAGATAAAAACTTTGATGAAGAGAAGAAATTATCTTCCAAATTGAGAGTGCGGTGCCAAAATATGGAAGCAACAGAAGCAAAGAGGAACGAAATGCAACTTCAACTTGAGTCAGCATTTGCTGAAATTATAGAACTGAGGGGAAAGGTTAGATTGTTGGAAGAAGTTGTCGAAGAAGAGAAAAAATTGTCTACAGAACTAGCATCTAGGTGTTCGAAAATAGATGTATTGAAACAAAAGAAAGAGGAATTGGAATGGGAGCTTGAATCAACAAATTTGGAGCTTTGTAAGCTACATGAGAAGGTTGGTCTAATTGAAAGGAAACTCAAGGAGGAGAAGGCATTTTCGGCCGGACTTTTGATCAAGTATGAAACTACAGAATTGACAAATGTAAGGGACAAAGAACTGGAGCATCAACTTTCTTCCAAAGATCTAGAACTAGTCATGTTACAGGAGAAGGTGAATATTCTGGAAGATAATGTTGAGAAGGAAAGGGCAAAGAGAAGCGAGTtggttttgcaacttgagttagcCCATAAAGAAGTCGGGAACCTCCATGAGAAGCTGGGCACCTTAGAAAAGCAAATGGAAGATGAGAATGCGGCAGAATCCAGAGATCATGCATCAAAATACCACATATTGGAGAACCAACTCCAGATCAAGCAGCAAGCCACTAAATTCTATTCATCTGCAACCTGTAATGAGAAGCCAATAGTTAGACAGGTAGTGCAGTTGCATCATCATAATTTGTTCAGTTCATTAGGATTGCTTATATCTTATTCTAAAAACTGCATGATTGCACCAATTATGTTCTCTGCTCTTACTAGCTAGAGAACGTCTTCAGCATTCTTACTATGTCAACAGGATAAAGTGATTGTGCCGGACGTCGAAAAGCTCGCTGAGTGCCAAAAAACAATAGCGTCCCTCAACCATCAGTTAAAATTGCTGTCAAATTTTGATGAGTTCATGCTTGAAACAGACAAGCCAGAGTCACCCAATGGAGAATTTAGTGCATCTCTACCCAATACCGAACAGACCGGCAACCTAAAGATGTCAACATCCTTAGCTGGGCAACCAGAATTTTCATGTCCGTCTAGAAAAGATTGTGTCACAGAAATTCTATAAAGGTACATAGCATTGTTGATATAATAAATCAACTTTTTTTTTGCTTTAGTATACTGTCAAGATGTATCTAATAGGTCTTACTTGACTAGTTCAGGAATCAGGAGTTATTTTACCCTTTTTTATGGCCATTGGATCTAAatagtttataattattattattatttttaattgtaaTATGATCTAGCGGCCTTAAAAggatatttaatattttatttggttaaatatcattaaaaaatatttactatttaaattaattctttctttctttcttccttctgttACGTACTTACGTTAGGAAAaatattattctatttttttcttttattaaaaaTCATTACTCAAATTCTTTTATAGAATATCTGTTCGGTTTGATATTGTCGGGGTTTTCCTTAATTTTCTGGGTCAAATTATTTTGCTATAAATATATATGTCTAGAGATGGCGGCCTCTCATACCTTTAACGCCGCCGCAGCAGCCTCCCTATCTTCATGGACGAATTGAGTAACAGCCACCGCCGCCACCTGCAATCGGAATTAGGGGAAGAAGACGACTACCTGAGTAATCTCCCGGACGAGCTTCTCCGCCACATCCTCTCCTTCCTCCCCACCCTCGACTCCATCCGCACCTCCGTTCTGGCCCGCAGATGGCGTCACGTCTGGACTTGCGTTCCCGTCATCGACTTCTCCGACTTCGAACTAGAACCCAGCATCATGAAGCGCTTCATGGCTTCCCTCGGCGCAGGTGAATCTGTTTCTCGTCTTCACCTCACCGGAGACAGCATTGATAATGAAACTCCCGTCTATGACTCAGTCAAATATGCCAAATCTCACGATGCCCGGCACGTGTCTCTCCTCCGGTTCCTCTTCGAGGATTGCCGCCATCCTCTTTTCGACCTTCTGTTCGATTGGCCATCGCTAGAGTCGCTGA from Zingiber officinale cultivar Zhangliang chromosome 4B, Zo_v1.1, whole genome shotgun sequence includes:
- the LOC121977126 gene encoding filament-like plant protein 3; protein product: MDRRSWIWRRKSSEKEGGCETESSGSVSSERYSGEQEATRTSSIGSPKHAQLPEVSSKDVDHEVDETTKILNDKLSAALLNISAKEELVKQHAEVAEEAVLGWENAEKEVSILRQQHEDALKKSSSLEDKATHLNAALKECVRQLRLTREEQEQKVQDAILRKTHEWKSEKSELELQLIELQAQMEAKIETSTSFEYDLCSEIEDLKKENSVLKADLATLTENLHMRTLELELITRTAETSSKQHLDSIKKLARLEAECHKLRAAAHKLSSANKHKFISTSQYVESVTDSQSDAGERQLSLDHEQSGSDSCASALISELDQFNKEKDSPRSLNTAVEIGLMDDFLEMERLVALPEVDHGSYSPDNDADSDRTVTRQHSSRNELEAVHLHITELEETIEKMKSEKVEMERSLAVTNNQLKDTCMQLTAAEGKIVVLQRQLNLTNGEKHVLELELEAAEGKKNELELQLELAHTENHNLCERITSLDKNFDEEKKLSSKLRVRCQNMEATEAKRNEMQLQLESAFAEIIELRGKVRLLEEVVEEEKKLSTELASRCSKIDVLKQKKEELEWELESTNLELCKLHEKVGLIERKLKEEKAFSAGLLIKYETTELTNVRDKELEHQLSSKDLELVMLQEKVNILEDNVEKERAKRSELVLQLELAHKEVGNLHEKLGTLEKQMEDENAAESRDHASKYHILENQLQIKQQATKFYSSATCNEKPIVRQDKVIVPDVEKLAECQKTIASLNHQLKLLSNFDEFMLETDKPESPNGEFSASLPNTEQTGNLKMSTSLAGQPEFSCPSRKDCVTEIL